A single window of Watersipora subatra chromosome 9, tzWatSuba1.1, whole genome shotgun sequence DNA harbors:
- the LOC137404902 gene encoding STE20-like serine/threonine-protein kinase — protein sequence MNEAFSGIGLEQKNEVNNKEQVAESTPREDTKNLVESLSQTESENEIVHLNVDMIEVFSEIGIEHTNKEVNSKEQVAKGKQREDTKNVVRSGSQTEERDDETVQLKVDMNEVFSGMGIEQESEEGNSKEQVAEGIQREDTQSVAESAESGRQTEANENETVKLNIAIGIQRGDIGKETRAGSHTDKDDANESVALHVNKKSVFPEIGGTKEEENNAKIKPNRQHENEKNGHDSEYAELCSDTHKQLEGKSQEEAVIDGCDQTEDTRKEKGFSRLNTKKLKGKNEGMLALS from the coding sequence ATGAACGAAGCTTTCTCAGGAATAGGACTCGAACAAAAAAATGAGGTAAATAATAAGGAGCAGGTTGCTGAAAGTACACCGAGAGAAGATaccaaaaatttagttgaaTCATTGAGCCAAACAGAAAGTGAGAATGAAATAGTTCATTTAAATGTTGATATGATTGAAGTTTTCTCAGAGATTGGAATTGAACATACCAACAAGGAAGTAAATAGTAAGGAGCAAGTTGCTAAAGGTAAACAGAGAGAAGATACCAAAAATGTAGTTAGATCAGGGAGTCAGACAGAAGAACGTGATGATGAAACAGTTCAGTTGAAAGTTGATATGAATGAAGTTTTTTCAGGGATGGGAATCGAACAGGAAAGCGAGGAGGGAAATAGTAAGGAACAAGTTGCTGAAGGTATACAGAGAGAAGACACCCAAAGTGTAGCTGAATCAGCTGAATCAGGGAGGCAGACAGAAGCAAATGAGAATGAAACAGTTAAATTAAATATTGCCATAGGTATACAGAGAGGAGACATCGGCAAGGAAACTAGAGCGGGAAGCCATACAGACAAAGATGATGCAAATGAATCGGTTGCATTGCATGTCaacaaaaaaagtgtttttccaGAAATAGGAGGAACAAAAGAGGAAGAAAATAATGCTAAAATAAAGCCAAATAGACAACATGAGAATGAAAAGAATGGTCATGACAGTGAGTATGCAGAACTTTGTTCGGACACGCATAAACAGTTAGAAGGAAAGTCTCAGGAGGAGGCTGTGATAGATGGGTGTGACCAAACAGAAGATACGCGAAAAGAAAAAGGGTTTTCTCGATTAAACACAAAGAAGTTGAAAGGCAAAAACGAAGGAATGTTGGCTTTGAGCTAG
- the LOC137404901 gene encoding serrate RNA effector molecule homolog, which translates to MNEVFSRLKVEHKNKEGSSKEQVAEGTQREDTAKAVESGSQTEEDEQEIAQLKVDMVEVSSGMRIEQENEEKNSKKQVAGRIQREDTQSVAESVRQTDANENETVHLNFDMNEVLSGIRIEQESEEGNSKEQVVKVTEKEDAENVVGSGRQTEKHEDETVQLKFDMVEIFSEMGIEQKSEERNSEKHVAGGIQREDTQSIAESVRQTEASENETVRLNLDRNKSFLRDKNRTGKRG; encoded by the coding sequence ATGAATGAAGTTTTCTCGAGGTTGAAAGTTGAACATAAAAACAAGGAGGGAAGTAGTAAGGAGCAAGTTGCTGAAGGTACACAGAGGGAAGATACAGCAAAAGCAGTTGAATCAGGGAGCCAGACAGAAGAAGATGAGCAAGAAATAGCTCAGTTAAAAGTTGATATGGTTGAAGTTTCCTCAGGGATGAGAATCGAACAGGAAAATGAGGAGAAAAATAGTAAGAAACAAGTTGCAGGACGTATACAGAGAGAAGATACCCAGAGTGTAGCTGAATCAGTGAGGCAGACAGATGCCAATGAGAATGAAACAGTTCATTTAAATTTTGATATGAACGAAGTTTTATCAGGAATAAGAATCGAACAGGAAAGCGAGGAGGGAAATAGTAAGGAACAAGTTGTAAAAGTTACAGAGAAAGAAGATGCCGAGAATGTAGTTGGATCAGGGAGGCAAACAGAAAAACATGAGGATGAAACAGTTCAGTTAAAATTCGATATGGTTGAAATTTTCTCAGAGATGGGAATCGAACAGAAAAGCGAGGAGAGAAATAGTGAGAAACACGTTGCGGGAGGTATACAGAGAGAAGACACCCAGAGTATTGCTGAATCAGTGCGGCAGACAGAAGCAAGTGAGAATGAAACAGTTCGTTTAAATTTGGATAGGAACAAAAGTTTTCTTAGAGATAAGAATCGAACAGGAAAGCGAGGATGA